One Spirochaeta africana DSM 8902 genomic window carries:
- a CDS encoding Hsp33 family molecular chaperone HslO: MIYRPLPAPVQKALEHIPEDGLDVFLLAGGSIRGVIVQAARLIHQARANHGLSPIETTVLGRGLLTGALHSGGLKGKDRAAFKVHSQGAVGGMSVEANVLGEIRGYLQNSIQEQDIPADIATTGPSHDGRHYRDTLMQISDRILGSGTLSVTRFPEGAREPATSTVAFADTGLDQVFESFYLQSEQVPTRIWTSFAWDDTLMLQSAAGLMLQTLPESPRHSREAFLPIVQYLETLDLRRQLAELSLQGKPASEIARQMFADFDVEIVGSKGIEFFCSCSKDRFGTFIQGLPAADRNEIREHGPFPLDVTCHYCGSRYAFSREELQELLG, encoded by the coding sequence ATGATTTATCGCCCCCTCCCCGCTCCGGTACAGAAGGCCCTTGAACACATCCCCGAGGACGGCCTGGATGTATTCCTGCTCGCCGGCGGCAGCATCCGCGGCGTAATCGTGCAGGCGGCGCGTCTGATTCATCAGGCACGCGCCAATCACGGGCTGTCACCGATCGAGACCACCGTACTTGGCCGCGGCCTGCTGACCGGCGCCCTGCACAGCGGCGGGCTGAAGGGCAAGGACCGTGCCGCATTCAAGGTACACAGCCAGGGCGCCGTCGGCGGGATGTCGGTCGAGGCCAATGTGCTGGGTGAGATCCGCGGCTATCTGCAGAACAGCATCCAGGAACAGGATATCCCGGCGGATATCGCTACCACCGGCCCATCACACGATGGCCGGCACTATCGTGACACGCTGATGCAGATCAGCGACCGCATCCTCGGTAGCGGCACCCTGTCTGTCACCCGCTTCCCCGAGGGCGCCCGTGAACCGGCAACCAGCACCGTGGCCTTTGCCGACACCGGGCTTGATCAGGTATTCGAAAGCTTCTATCTGCAGTCGGAGCAGGTGCCCACTCGCATCTGGACCAGCTTTGCCTGGGACGACACCCTGATGCTGCAAAGCGCCGCCGGGCTGATGCTGCAAACCCTGCCGGAATCCCCGCGACACAGTCGGGAGGCATTCCTGCCGATTGTGCAGTATCTGGAAACCCTGGACCTCCGGCGGCAGCTGGCGGAACTGAGCCTGCAGGGCAAGCCGGCCAGCGAGATAGCCCGGCAGATGTTCGCTGATTTTGATGTCGAGATTGTTGGCAGCAAGGGGATCGAGTTTTTCTGCAGCTGCAGCAAGGATCGCTTTGGCACCTTTATTCAAGGCCTGCCCGCAGCGGACCGCAACGAGATCCGGGAGC